The window GATCGAGTTGGCGAGGAAGATCGAGTCGGCGGTATCGCCAGGCCCATTGAGGCCGAAGGCGACGTAGTCGAACGGCGTGTCGCCGTGGACCTTCTGGTAGGCCAGGGTGACGGTGTGCGCGGTGAGGAAGTTGTAGGCAGTGGCGAACGACCAGGTGGTGTTGCTGATCTCGCCGGCCTTGGCGCTGCCATCGTCGTTGGTGCGGTAGATATTGAAGTCGAAGTTCAGCGACTGCTGATCGGCCAGCGGCAGCGTGTAGTTGGCGTTGCCGTAGTACTGGCGCCACACGTCTTCCAACTGGGAGGCGTAGAGCGACAGGCTCAGGCTATCGTTGACCGCGTATTTGCCACCGACGTAGTCGATGCTGCTGGCCTCGACGTTGGCGTAGGAGGCCCAGATACCGTGGTCGCCATTGGTAGTGACCGGTCCGTTGCCGCCGGTGAAGTGGCCACCGTCCAGGTCCAGCCCGTCGATCTCGCTGCTGAGCAGGTTGAAACCGGTCGCCGTCTGCGGGAACAGGCGGCTGCCGCCAGCGGCAAACACCGGCGCCTGGGGTTGCAGGTCGCCCCAGCGCAGTTCGGTCTTCGACACCCGCAGTTTCAGCGCGCCTCCGGCGCGGCCGTATTCGCTTTCGGGGGAGCCGTCGTCGCGCACCGGCAGGTTGCCGGTGCCGGAGGTGCCCGCCCCGCCATCCAGGCGGATACCCCAGTTGCCGAACGCCTCGACGCCGAAGCCCACCGTGCCCTGGGTGAAGCCGGAGCTGTAGTTGAGGGTGA of the Pseudomonas sp. PSE14 genome contains:
- a CDS encoding OprD family porin; translation: MLGALVAGIPFQLAHAAAVSDQSEASGFIEGSSANLLLRNYYYNSDRKSGARDRRDWTQGFTLNYSSGFTQGTVGFGVEAFGNWGIRLDGGAGTSGTGNLPVRDDGSPESEYGRAGGALKLRVSKTELRWGDLQPQAPVFAAGGSRLFPQTATGFNLLSSEIDGLDLDGGHFTGGNGPVTTNGDHGIWASYANVEASSIDYVGGKYAVNDSLSLSLYASQLEDVWRQYYGNANYTLPLADQQSLNFDFNIYRTNDDGSAKAGEISNTTWSFATAYNFLTAHTVTLAYQKVHGDTPFDYVAFGLNGPGDTADSIFLANSIQYSDFNGPEEKSWQARYDLNMSSYGVPGLSFMARYVNGHGIDGSKMAADSQYRGYNYGEDGKHHETNLEAKYVVQSGPAKDLSLRLREAIHRGNADQAEGDVNEFRLIVDYPISIL